In one window of Oryza sativa Japonica Group chromosome 9, ASM3414082v1 DNA:
- the LOC4347615 gene encoding ATPase ASNA1 homolog translates to MADGGGDGAMPDPTVRNLLEQESLKWVFVGGKGGVGKTTCSSILSILLASARQSVLVISTDPAHNLSDAFQQRFTKFPTLVRGFNNLYAMEIDPKVENDDFANEGMEGFLSELTNAIPGVDEAMSFAEMLKLVQTMDYSVVVFDTAPTGHTLRLLQFPATLEKGLEKMMALKNKFGGLLNQATRLFGLGDELNEDAMLGRLEGMKDVIEQVNRQFKDPDLTTFVCVCIPEFLSLYETERLVQELAKFEIDAHNIIINQVLFDEEAVESKLLKARIKMQQKYIDQFHMLYDDFNITKLPLLPEEVCGVQALQNFSRHFLTPYKAALKRGTVEEVEQRVSLLKSALQEAESELDRLRKGKQVA, encoded by the exons atggcggacggcggcggcgacggcgcgatgCCGGACCCGACGGTGCGGAACCTCCTGGAGCAGGAGAGCCTCAAGTGGGTGTTCGTCGGGGGGAAGGGCGGGGTGGGGAAGACGACGTGCAGCTCCATCCTCTCcatcctcctcgcctccgcccGCCAGTCCGTCCTCGTCATCTCCACCGACCCCGCCCACAACCTCAGCGACGCCTTCCAGCAGCGCTTCACCAAGTTCCCCACCCTCGTCCGCGGCTTCAACAACCTCTACGCCATG GAAATTGATCCAAAGGTCGAAAATGATGACTTCGCTAATGAAGGAATGGAAGGATTCCTTTCAGAACTGACAAATGCAATTCCAGGAGTTGATGAAGCTATGAGTTTTGCTGAAATGCTGAA ACTGGTCCAAACAATGGATTACTCTGTTGTAGTTTTTGATACTGCTCCAACAGGTCATACTTTACGATTGCTCCAGTTCCCTGCAACACTAGAGAAAGGTCTAGAGAAAATGATGgccttgaaaaataaatttggtGGACTGTTGAATCAG GCAACTCGATTGTTTGGTCTTGGTGATGAACTGAATGAGGATGCAATGCTAGGGAGACTTGAAGGCATGAAGGATGTGATTGAGCAAGTGAACAGGCAATTTAAAGATCCA GACTTGACAACTTTCGTATGTGTTTGTATTCCTGAATTTCTTTCATTGTATGAAACGGAGAGATTGGTGCAAGAGTTGGCAAAGTTCGAGATTGATGCACATAATATTATTATCAATCAAGTTCTCTTTGATGAGGAAG CCGTTGAGTCTAAACTTCTAAAGGCACGGATAAAAATGCAACAAAAATATATTGATCAGTTCCATATGTTATATGATGACTTCAACATAACCAAGTTGCCCTTGCTTCCAGAAGAG GTATGCGGCGTCCAGGCTCTGCAGAACTTTTCACGGCATTTCCTTACACCATACAAGGCTGCTCTGAAAAGAGGTACAGTGGAGGAGGTGGAACAGAGAGTATCACTACTAAAATCAGCACTGCAAGAGGCCGAGTCAGAACTAGATAGACTAAGGAAAGGGAAGCAGGTAGCATAA
- the LOC4347614 gene encoding hydroxymethylglutaryl-CoA synthase, with amino-acid sequence MDGRKDVGILAMDIYFPPTCVLQESLEAHDGASKGKYTIGLGQDCMAFCSEVEDVISMSMTVVTSLLKKYKVDPKLIGRLEVGSETVIDKSKSIKTWLMQIFEECGNTDIEGVDSSNACYGGTAALLNCVNWVESNSWDGRYGLVVCTDSAVYAEGPARPTGGAAAIAMLIGPNAPIAFESKYKASHMAHVYDFYKPDLASEYPVVDGKLSQTCYLMALDSCYRQFCKKYEKLAGKQFSISDADYFVFHSPYNKLVQKSFARLYYNDFTRDCSSVDNDAKEKLQPFSNLTGEESYQSRDLEKASQQVAKPLYDIKVQPSTLLPKQIGNMYTASLYAALASVLYNKHASLDDQRIVMFSYGSGLTSTMFSLKLNNGQDPFSLSNIASVLNATEKLESRHMTLPEKFVETLKLMEHRYGAKDFETCKDTSLLPPGTFYLTRVDSMYRRFYERKADEEIAAAKAKYSNGHATNGYANGH; translated from the exons ATGGACGGCCGCAAGGATGTCGGGATCCTCGCCATGGATATCTACTTCCCGCCCACCTGCGTCCTCCAG GAATCGCTCGAGGCTCATGACGGCGCCAGCAAAGGGAAGTACACCATTGGTCTCGGCCAAGATTGCATGGCCTTCTGCAGTGAGGTGGAGGATGTCATCTCGATGAG CATGACAGTTGTCACATCCCTGCTGAAAAAATACAAGGTCGATCCAAAGCTGATTGGTCGATTGGAGGTTGGCAGTGAGACAGTCATAGACAAGAGCAAATCCATCAAGACTTGGCTGATGCAGATTTTCGAG GAATGCGGTAATACTGACATTGAAGGAGTTGATTCCAGTAACGCGTGTTATGGTGGGACAGCAGCGCTGTTGAATTGTGTGAACTGGGTTGAGAGTAACTCCTGGGATGGACGCTATGGCCTTGTTGTTTGCACGGACAGCGCG GTTTATGCGGAAGGCCCAGCTCGTCCGACAGGTGGTGCTGCTGCTATTGCAATGCTCATTGGTCCTAATGCTCCTATTGCATTCGAGAGCAAATACAAAGCTTCTCACATGGCTCACGTCTATGATTTCTATAAGCCTGATCTTGCAAGTGAATATCCG GTCGTTGATGGAAAACTATCCCAAACATGCTACTTGATGGCGCTAGACTCATGCTACAGACAGTTTTGTAAGAA GTATGAAAAGCTGGCGGGGAAACAATTCTCAATTTCTGATGCAGATTACTTTGTTTTCCATTCTCCATACAACAAG CTTGTGCAGAAGAGTTTTGCTCGGCTTTACTATAATGATTTCACGCGCGACTGCAG CTCTGTTGACAATGATGCTAAAGAGAAGCTCCAGCCTTTCTCAAATTTGACTGGCGAGGAGAGCTACCAAAGTCGTGACTTGGAAAAG GCTTCACAACAAGTAGCAAAGCCCTTGTATGACATCAAAGTTCAACCATCAACTTTGCTTCCAAAACAAATTGGTAACATGTACACAGCATCTCTTTATGCTGCGTTGGCGTCTGTACTCTATAACAAGCATGCTAGTCTG GATGACCAACGAATTGTTATGTTCTCGTACGGCAGTGGCTTGACATCCACTATGTTTTCGTTGAAACTTAACAATGGCCAGGACCCCTTCAGTTTATCAAACATTGCTTCAGTGCTTAATGCCACGGAGAAGCTTGAGTCAAGACATATG ACCTTGCCCGAGAAATTTGTGGAGACGCTGAAGCTGATGGAGCACCGATACGGCGCAAAAGATTTCGAGACGTGCAAAGACACGAGCTTGTTGCCTCCTGGGACGTTCTACCTCACCAGGGTTGACTCCATGTACCGAAGATTCTATGAGAGGAAGGCCGACGAGGAGATCGCTGCAGCCAAAGCCAAGTACAGTAATGGACATGCCACCAATGGCTATGCCAATGGCCACTAG